The proteins below come from a single Isoptericola dokdonensis DS-3 genomic window:
- a CDS encoding sacsin N-terminal ATP-binding-like domain-containing protein yields MSDDVFGTDALRHAVTESWLGSATRFREDANTEEDHARGHYRDRVVVELLQNAADAAARAGVQGRAVVRLDAGSRVLRVANDGAPLDADGVASLAALRASAKAPQAGVVGRFGVGFAAVRSVADDVVVASRDGGVRFSLAATRDVLHGLTARAQAADAPLQVRRLAADVAARGDDLPVLRLPFPAPAVADGEHVTVVEVRLRDDAAVAAVRAQLAEVDEVLLLAFGGLDVVSVDAGAPEGAREVRRPDAWPTRSRTGRFTDADVAGLPREHRRADWSLTWTLPPAGVPAQRRVLRAPTPTDVTVDLPAVLVATFPVDAGRRGVLPGPATELLAAEAGRAYADLLADLAAGAVAEPRDPAVEVLDLVPTGLPGSDLDAAVRRAAVDALRAVPLLPAPAGDDPSGPAGPDDAPRLVASRDAHVVAGDAGDDPALVAALAPVVPGLVRVGARHQATVRALGGTVVPLADLVDELPAALPAAHWHTLLDALEPRAHEPGVLEALAGARVPLADGRVAGVRGAVVLLEDDDDGDEASLAATARVLGLRVVHPDVAHPLLVRAGAVATDAQRMLHDPEVRRAALDAAHSVLDGDADPGAVEVVASALALVRLTAGAAAPFWTGELPVLTTDGDRVALRETTLPGTWAAGVLDGLATVDAEQVARYGAPVLAAAGARTQPEVYVVADVVTPEPGEPDDDGPDQPAGWLAGWSDYLDLLSSRFGVGTALGDLETVADLDAVADDAWPDVLARLAGDPATRRALLTPVRRGRTSVPSYTAWWLRERLGAPFALHDGVPLLPPAPAETTGLDVPVLRALGGVDALGDLDVSDWPAALDRLPAVGSGLPLRDALVVWRGLAGVAARLDASDRAAALDPLPDRLPALDASAVVVHRADDVEVAGTARWAALGAVLPAPADEAEALADLLDLPLAGQEGMPAPDLAGVERPLDPRVVALDHRMPQHWSAHERLSVAGRPVPWWVDSTGRVHATSTAGLAAALADVLGRPDRTALLAAVLADPGRAVALWATTAWG; encoded by the coding sequence GTGAGCGACGACGTCTTCGGGACCGACGCGCTGCGGCACGCGGTCACGGAGTCGTGGCTCGGGTCGGCCACACGCTTCCGTGAGGACGCGAACACGGAGGAGGACCACGCCCGGGGCCACTACCGTGACCGCGTCGTCGTGGAGCTGCTGCAGAACGCCGCCGACGCCGCGGCACGTGCCGGTGTGCAAGGTCGTGCCGTGGTCCGCCTCGACGCCGGCTCCCGGGTGCTGCGGGTGGCGAACGACGGCGCTCCGCTGGACGCCGACGGCGTCGCCTCCCTGGCGGCGCTGCGCGCCTCGGCGAAGGCCCCGCAGGCCGGGGTCGTGGGCCGGTTCGGCGTCGGGTTCGCCGCGGTGCGGTCCGTCGCCGACGACGTCGTGGTCGCGTCGCGCGACGGCGGCGTCCGGTTCTCGCTCGCCGCGACACGGGACGTGCTGCACGGGCTGACCGCACGGGCGCAGGCCGCCGACGCCCCGCTCCAGGTGCGCCGGCTGGCGGCGGACGTCGCAGCCCGCGGCGACGACCTGCCGGTGCTGCGGCTGCCGTTCCCGGCGCCCGCGGTGGCCGACGGCGAGCACGTGACGGTCGTGGAGGTGCGGCTGCGCGACGACGCCGCCGTCGCCGCCGTGCGCGCCCAGCTCGCCGAGGTCGACGAGGTGCTGCTGCTCGCCTTCGGCGGCCTCGACGTCGTGTCGGTCGACGCCGGCGCGCCCGAGGGCGCGCGGGAGGTCCGGCGCCCGGACGCGTGGCCGACCCGGTCGCGGACCGGACGGTTCACCGACGCCGACGTCGCGGGCCTGCCGCGCGAGCACCGACGCGCCGACTGGTCGCTCACCTGGACGCTGCCGCCCGCGGGCGTCCCCGCGCAACGGCGGGTGCTGCGCGCCCCCACGCCGACGGACGTGACCGTCGACCTGCCCGCCGTCCTGGTGGCGACGTTCCCCGTCGACGCGGGCCGCCGCGGCGTGCTGCCCGGCCCGGCCACCGAGCTGCTCGCCGCCGAGGCCGGCCGCGCGTACGCCGACCTGCTCGCCGACCTCGCGGCCGGCGCCGTCGCCGAGCCCCGGGACCCCGCCGTGGAGGTCCTCGACCTGGTCCCGACCGGGCTGCCCGGCTCCGACCTCGACGCCGCCGTCCGGCGGGCCGCCGTCGACGCGCTGCGCGCCGTCCCGCTGCTCCCGGCGCCCGCCGGGGACGACCCCTCAGGTCCGGCCGGGCCGGACGACGCCCCGCGGCTCGTCGCGTCGCGGGACGCGCACGTCGTCGCGGGCGACGCGGGCGACGACCCCGCGCTCGTCGCGGCGCTCGCCCCCGTGGTCCCCGGCCTCGTGCGGGTCGGGGCCCGGCACCAGGCGACCGTGCGGGCGCTCGGCGGCACCGTCGTCCCCCTCGCCGACCTGGTGGACGAGCTCCCCGCGGCCCTGCCCGCCGCGCACTGGCACACGCTGCTCGACGCCCTGGAGCCCCGCGCCCACGAGCCCGGTGTGCTGGAGGCCCTCGCCGGCGCCCGCGTCCCGCTCGCCGACGGCCGGGTCGCCGGGGTCCGGGGCGCCGTCGTCCTGCTGGAGGACGACGACGACGGCGACGAGGCGTCGCTCGCCGCCACCGCGCGGGTGCTGGGCCTGCGGGTCGTGCACCCGGACGTCGCGCACCCGCTGCTCGTGCGGGCCGGCGCGGTCGCCACGGACGCGCAACGCATGCTGCACGACCCCGAGGTCCGGCGGGCCGCCCTGGACGCTGCGCACTCGGTGCTCGACGGCGACGCCGACCCGGGCGCCGTCGAGGTCGTGGCGTCGGCCCTGGCGCTCGTCCGGCTCACCGCGGGAGCTGCCGCGCCGTTCTGGACGGGCGAGCTGCCCGTCCTGACGACGGACGGGGACCGGGTGGCACTGCGCGAGACCACCCTGCCGGGCACGTGGGCCGCCGGGGTGCTCGACGGGCTCGCCACCGTCGACGCCGAGCAGGTCGCCCGGTACGGCGCGCCCGTGCTCGCGGCGGCGGGGGCGCGCACCCAGCCGGAGGTGTACGTCGTCGCGGACGTCGTGACGCCCGAGCCGGGGGAGCCCGACGACGACGGCCCCGACCAGCCCGCCGGCTGGCTCGCCGGCTGGTCGGACTACCTCGACCTGCTGTCGTCCCGGTTCGGCGTCGGCACGGCGCTCGGCGACCTGGAGACCGTCGCGGACCTCGACGCCGTCGCCGACGACGCGTGGCCCGACGTGCTCGCCCGGCTCGCGGGTGACCCGGCGACCCGGCGGGCGCTGCTCACCCCCGTCCGGCGGGGCCGGACGAGCGTCCCGTCGTACACCGCGTGGTGGCTGCGCGAGCGACTCGGTGCGCCGTTCGCCCTGCACGACGGCGTGCCGCTGCTGCCCCCGGCCCCGGCGGAGACCACCGGGCTCGACGTCCCCGTGCTGCGCGCCCTCGGCGGCGTCGACGCGCTCGGCGACCTCGACGTCTCCGACTGGCCCGCGGCGCTGGACCGGCTGCCCGCCGTCGGGTCGGGGCTGCCGCTGCGCGACGCCCTCGTGGTGTGGCGCGGCCTGGCCGGCGTCGCCGCGCGGCTCGACGCCTCCGACCGCGCCGCCGCGCTCGACCCGCTGCCCGACCGGCTGCCCGCGCTCGACGCGAGCGCCGTCGTCGTGCACCGCGCGGACGACGTCGAGGTGGCCGGCACGGCCCGCTGGGCGGCCCTCGGCGCGGTGCTGCCCGCCCCCGCCGACGAGGCGGAGGCGCTGGCCGACCTGCTGGACCTGCCACTGGCCGGCCAGGAGGGCATGCCGGCCCCCGACCTCGCCGGGGTCGAGCGGCCGCTGGACCCGCGGGTCGTGGCGCTCGACCACCGGATGCCGCAGCACTGGTCCGCGCACGAGCGGCTGTCCGTCGCGGGGCGGCCCGTGCCGTGGTGGGTGGACTCGACGGGCCGCGTGCACGCGACGTCGACGGCGGGACTGGCGGCCGCGCTGGCGGACGTGCTGGGCCGGCCGGACCGCACGGCCCTGCTCGCCGCCGTGCTGGCGGACCCCGGCCGGGCCGTCGCGCTGTGGGCGACGACCGCCTGGGGCTGA
- a CDS encoding DUF3027 domain-containing protein, translating into MSSRARNDAVLVGAVDVARAAAQEVAGSPDDVGEHLGTTAEAERLMSHHFAATMKGYQGWHWTVTVARVPRGKVATVCEIELLPGDDAILAPQWVPWSERLRPGDVRPGDTLPFRPDDPRLEPGWTPTGDEELDGVAIDELALARARVLSPQGRDEAAERWYRGSRGPTAPGAVAAASECVTCGFLVPLQGPLGQLFGVCANAWSPDDGKVVSLDHGCGAHSETDVEERPSEWPDRAPLIDEAVIEPVDPAAADEPAGDRAG; encoded by the coding sequence GTGAGCTCGCGAGCCCGCAACGACGCCGTCCTGGTCGGCGCCGTCGACGTGGCGCGCGCCGCCGCGCAGGAGGTCGCCGGCTCGCCCGACGACGTCGGCGAGCACCTGGGCACCACGGCCGAGGCGGAACGCCTCATGTCCCACCACTTCGCCGCGACCATGAAGGGCTACCAGGGGTGGCACTGGACGGTCACGGTCGCGCGGGTCCCGCGCGGCAAGGTCGCGACGGTCTGCGAGATCGAGCTGCTGCCCGGGGACGACGCGATCCTCGCGCCGCAGTGGGTGCCGTGGTCGGAGCGGCTGCGCCCCGGCGACGTGCGCCCCGGCGACACCCTGCCGTTCCGCCCCGACGACCCGCGCCTCGAGCCGGGCTGGACGCCGACGGGTGACGAGGAGCTCGACGGCGTCGCCATCGACGAGCTCGCCCTCGCCCGTGCCCGCGTGCTGTCCCCGCAGGGCCGTGACGAGGCCGCGGAGCGGTGGTACCGCGGGTCCCGCGGGCCCACCGCGCCCGGTGCCGTCGCGGCGGCGTCCGAGTGCGTGACCTGCGGCTTCCTCGTCCCGCTGCAGGGTCCGCTCGGCCAGCTCTTCGGGGTGTGCGCGAACGCCTGGTCGCCCGACGACGGCAAGGTGGTCTCGCTCGACCACGGCTGCGGCGCGCACTCCGAGACCGACGTGGAGGAGCGGCCCAGCGAGTGGCCGGACCGTGCCCCGTTGATCGACGAGGCCGTCATCGAGCCGGTGGACCCGGCCGCCGCCGACGAGCCGGCAGGTGACCGGGCCGGGTGA
- a CDS encoding cold-shock protein produces MPTGKVKWYDAERGFGFIAGEDGGEVFLHASALPADVAGPQPGARVEYGVADGRRGPSALAVKMLDAAPSVVKAKRKPASEMAAIVEDLIKVLDRTGDQLKRGRYPEGDAGRRVATMLRAVADTLDS; encoded by the coding sequence GTGCCCACCGGCAAGGTCAAGTGGTACGACGCCGAGCGCGGCTTCGGTTTCATCGCGGGCGAGGACGGCGGAGAGGTCTTCCTGCACGCCTCCGCCCTGCCTGCCGACGTGGCCGGCCCCCAGCCCGGTGCCCGGGTCGAGTACGGCGTCGCCGACGGCCGGCGCGGACCCTCGGCGCTCGCCGTGAAGATGCTCGACGCCGCGCCGTCGGTCGTGAAGGCCAAGCGCAAGCCGGCCTCCGAGATGGCGGCCATCGTCGAGGACCTCATCAAGGTGCTCGACCGCACGGGCGACCAGCTCAAGCGCGGCAGGTACCCGGAGGGCGACGCCGGTCGCCGGGTCGCCACGATGCTGCGCGCGGTCGCCGACACCCTCGATTCCTGA
- a CDS encoding DUF2530 domain-containing protein: MPSVVSLLLHPERRRSAPEPPRGDLRRAVLAGIAVWTVALVVTGVRLATGDGTLTAFLVCGTGVALGGLGLVWAHRHRDEV; this comes from the coding sequence GTGCCCTCCGTCGTCTCGCTGCTCCTGCACCCCGAACGGCGGCGCTCCGCGCCGGAGCCGCCGCGCGGGGACCTGCGCCGGGCGGTGCTCGCAGGGATCGCCGTGTGGACGGTCGCGCTGGTGGTCACCGGGGTGCGGCTCGCCACCGGCGACGGCACGCTCACGGCGTTCCTCGTGTGCGGCACGGGGGTCGCGCTCGGCGGCCTCGGGCTGGTCTGGGCGCACCGCCACCGCGACGAGGTCTGA